The following are encoded together in the Spiroplasma apis B31 genome:
- a CDS encoding phosphatase PAP2 family protein has product MIIKDKKMFRFIFIPGAIVFILSLSAFIYASPWENDLELAKIFEKALSYEVWKYWSQYYLMAGNMDLSVLFLLLGSILLQTHFQYMRIKKPASWYSNQHWLTKSIIIFAGTAWLSAWAYELCTLFFVDNGIGLGNDIEIFDSIKYKIVGKLVASSYELPFLFFIMFYMIVRFPKRKDIFEQEYWIDAIKGLMFVFLNYFIIVFLKVLFGRPYYYNIFFGDFYSKFSEDWKQSYLNSGLRFGSFDELTNGYTSNINGEWPWWKVNAFFLRDNNSFAGRSFFDYAFPSGHVVSAFTNGTFIYLLVGKNKKRKLSNYKIILMYIITLHAISMNFATVVMRGHYITDTSFSICLCLVSIPIINRLVDKNVWKFVNKSRMKRQLENEGLFINKGQNIMFYVINNNRNNYISTFKASNEHKKEILIKKYSITESKIKKNN; this is encoded by the coding sequence ATGATTATCAAAGATAAAAAAATGTTTAGGTTTATTTTTATTCCCGGAGCAATTGTGTTTATTTTAAGTCTCTCTGCTTTTATTTATGCAAGCCCTTGAGAAAATGATTTAGAGTTAGCTAAAATATTTGAAAAAGCATTGAGTTATGAAGTTTGAAAGTATTGGTCACAGTATTATTTGATGGCTGGTAATATGGATTTATCTGTCTTATTTTTATTATTAGGGTCGATATTATTACAAACGCATTTTCAATATATGAGAATAAAAAAACCAGCATCTTGATACTCTAATCAACATTGATTAACAAAAAGTATAATCATTTTTGCTGGGACTGCTTGATTAAGTGCATGAGCATATGAACTTTGTACTTTGTTTTTTGTGGACAATGGAATTGGTTTAGGTAATGATATAGAAATATTTGATAGTATAAAATATAAAATTGTTGGTAAGTTAGTTGCTTCTTCTTACGAACTACCATTTTTATTTTTTATTATGTTTTATATGATCGTAAGGTTCCCAAAGCGTAAAGATATTTTTGAACAAGAGTATTGAATTGACGCCATCAAAGGTTTGATGTTTGTTTTTTTAAATTATTTTATTATTGTTTTTTTAAAAGTTTTATTTGGTAGACCTTATTACTACAATATCTTCTTTGGTGATTTTTATTCTAAATTTAGCGAAGATTGAAAACAAAGTTATTTGAATTCAGGCTTAAGGTTCGGCAGTTTTGATGAATTAACTAATGGTTATACGAGTAATATAAACGGGGAATGACCATGATGAAAAGTTAATGCATTCTTTTTACGAGACAATAACTCTTTTGCGGGTCGAAGTTTTTTTGATTATGCTTTTCCTTCTGGTCATGTTGTATCAGCATTTACTAACGGAACATTCATTTATTTACTTGTTGGAAAAAATAAAAAACGTAAGTTATCAAATTATAAAATAATATTGATGTATATCATAACTTTACACGCAATTTCAATGAATTTTGCAACGGTTGTTATGAGAGGGCATTATATTACAGATACTTCATTCTCTATTTGTTTGTGTTTGGTATCAATACCCATCATTAATAGATTGGTTGACAAAAATGTCTGAAAATTTGTAAACAAATCAAGAATGAAAAGACAACTTGAAAACGAAGGTTTATTTATAAATAAAGGGCAAAATATAATGTTTTATGTAATCAATAATAATAGAAATAATTATATAAGCACTTTTAAAGCATCTAATGAGCATAAAAAAGAGATTTTAATTAAAAAATATTCAATAACTGAATCTAAAATTAAAAAGAATAATTAA
- the holA gene encoding DNA polymerase III subunit delta, with protein sequence MFFIYSSDNYLIKKQVEKITKKLTSDQEYEIYTYSLIDHSIRNIDEQAKTYSLFNTKKLIIINDCWFMNESKVKLNSDFDLKYIENFLELKSNNVTFIYTLNSEKISKRLKIVKLFESKVKIIKLDQPTFETKKELVIKKLTTLNKEFEEDAILAFLELIPIDMSIFSNELNKLLSIEKKITKEVINSFFNKYMQYDTFEIANAFLTNDIEKFLKSWKDYSESNKDIFGFLMLLANSFIILRNAIILKEEGQSNSQIASYLSQNPYRIQKLMEQNKWDITQINDKIKLLYILDKSIKEGIIDNKIIPSVMLLKMFV encoded by the coding sequence ATGTTTTTTATCTATTCTAGTGACAATTATTTAATAAAAAAACAAGTAGAAAAAATAACTAAAAAACTAACGTCTGATCAAGAATATGAAATATATACATATTCTTTGATAGATCACTCAATAAGAAATATCGATGAACAAGCCAAAACATATTCTTTATTTAATACCAAAAAACTAATAATTATTAATGATTGCTGATTTATGAATGAATCAAAAGTTAAATTAAATAGTGACTTTGATTTAAAATATATTGAGAATTTTCTAGAATTAAAATCAAATAATGTAACCTTTATATATACCTTAAACAGTGAAAAAATCTCAAAAAGGCTAAAAATAGTTAAACTTTTTGAAAGTAAAGTGAAAATTATCAAACTTGATCAACCAACATTTGAAACAAAAAAAGAATTAGTTATAAAAAAACTGACCACTTTAAATAAGGAGTTTGAAGAAGATGCAATTTTAGCATTTTTAGAGTTAATACCGATAGACATGTCTATTTTTTCAAATGAGTTGAACAAATTATTGAGCATAGAAAAAAAGATAACTAAGGAAGTTATTAACTCATTTTTCAACAAATATATGCAATATGACACTTTTGAAATAGCCAATGCATTTTTGACTAATGATATTGAAAAATTTTTAAAAAGCTGAAAAGATTACTCAGAAAGTAATAAAGATATATTCGGGTTTTTGATGCTTTTAGCAAATAGTTTTATAATACTAAGAAACGCAATAATATTAAAAGAAGAAGGGCAAAGCAACTCACAAATAGCTTCATATTTGTCTCAAAATCCCTACAGAATACAAAAATTAATGGAGCAAAATAAGTGAGATATCACACAAATTAATGATAAAATCAAATTGTTATATATATTAGATAAAAGTATCAAAGAAGGTATTATCGATAATAAGATTATTCCTTCTGTAATGTTGTTAAAAATGTTTGTTTAA
- the rpsT gene encoding 30S ribosomal protein S20: MANIKSQKKRILTNEKSRLANKAFRSQVKTAIKKAALAKKDGLEEQTTLINTAVSLIDKSVTKGIWKANKAAREKSRLMK; encoded by the coding sequence ATGGCAAATATTAAATCACAAAAGAAACGTATTTTAACTAACGAAAAATCTCGTTTGGCTAATAAAGCTTTTAGAAGTCAAGTCAAAACTGCTATCAAAAAAGCAGCACTTGCAAAAAAAGATGGACTTGAAGAACAAACAACTTTAATCAATACTGCAGTGAGTTTGATTGATAAATCAGTAACTAAAGGAATTTGAAAAGCAAACAAAGCAGCTAGAGAAAAATCAAGATTGATGAAATAA
- a CDS encoding ComEC/Rec2 family competence protein encodes MIFYKYNLFVINSINFYQVYDVKDNYFLLSKGLDKYYLRVGEIKLAVGEYVKIIGEFKKLNGYANFWEFDFGSYLNDKNVIYEIMNYTIEKYSFHNLRYYFFKNTQGTELMNLFFYQQRTNDPIYKNLVELGLSFMLNLSGFYLYGIALIFDKVIFRKCKKLQKYKVIFTFLLLIYCYLLRWPSILLKFIIFSFINWFAKIRGITLKRTIKNSLVWSIMLIWDPLYVYNIGFIYSSVVIVFLKKFQNRRMFSNIVLNFINLNLVFIPIQMYLDYKVFWISEIQQMFLLPNISICYFLSFFGFLQFLDPIFTFFYSTLNETVAFLKTNNVITHCGHFSVFLIFAYYLCLFVFVKSELARRITKNLIKGTLLLIIFFMIQWNQFKLNYSSVDMLNVGNGNSFVLIHRGEAFLFDTGKGKGGYGKNLLKDYLNYLGVRTVNTVFISHNHEDHYNLLETIKDEYNIENIFYNYDKVQYFSYKDLKIDNFVENGNKDENDNSQISVVKIENRKKVFTGDTTKKREYRVITEKRFIESIGNGVDLLQVGHHGSKTSSSKEFISLLKPKYCFISGENIPSRPFPNIETINTLNEAHCKTSVTYSRHSFRYEIDDNIVREIKKEL; translated from the coding sequence TTGATTTTCTATAAATACAATCTGTTTGTAATCAATAGTATAAATTTTTACCAAGTCTATGATGTCAAAGATAACTATTTCCTCTTATCAAAGGGACTAGATAAATATTATTTAAGAGTAGGGGAGATAAAATTAGCGGTAGGGGAGTATGTAAAGATAATAGGGGAGTTTAAAAAACTCAATGGTTATGCTAACTTTTGAGAGTTTGACTTTGGTTCTTATTTAAATGACAAAAATGTTATCTATGAAATAATGAATTATACAATTGAAAAGTATAGCTTCCATAATTTACGTTATTATTTCTTTAAAAACACTCAAGGTACTGAATTGATGAACCTATTTTTCTATCAACAAAGAACAAATGACCCTATCTATAAAAATCTTGTTGAGTTAGGTTTAAGTTTTATGTTAAATCTGAGTGGTTTTTATTTATACGGTATAGCTTTGATTTTTGATAAAGTAATTTTTAGAAAATGCAAAAAACTTCAAAAGTATAAAGTAATTTTTACTTTTTTACTTTTGATTTATTGTTATTTATTAAGGTGACCAAGCATTTTACTGAAATTTATTATATTTTCATTCATAAATTGGTTTGCCAAAATAAGGGGTATCACTCTGAAACGGACAATAAAAAACTCCTTGGTATGGAGTATAATGCTAATTTGAGACCCTTTATATGTATATAATATTGGTTTTATATACTCATCGGTAGTTATTGTGTTTTTAAAAAAGTTTCAAAATAGAAGAATGTTTTCTAATATAGTATTGAATTTTATAAATTTAAATTTAGTGTTTATTCCTATTCAAATGTACTTAGATTATAAAGTTTTTTGAATAAGTGAAATACAACAAATGTTTTTGCTTCCAAATATTTCTATTTGCTATTTTTTATCTTTTTTTGGGTTTCTTCAGTTTCTTGATCCTATATTTACTTTTTTTTATTCCACTTTAAATGAGACAGTCGCTTTCTTGAAAACTAATAATGTCATTACTCACTGTGGACATTTCAGTGTTTTTTTGATATTTGCTTATTATTTGTGTTTGTTTGTTTTCGTGAAAAGTGAATTAGCTCGTAGAATAACAAAAAATTTAATAAAAGGGACGTTACTATTAATCATATTTTTTATGATTCAATGAAATCAATTTAAATTAAACTATTCATCAGTTGATATGTTAAATGTTGGTAATGGAAACAGTTTTGTATTGATACATCGTGGTGAAGCTTTTTTATTTGATACAGGTAAAGGTAAGGGTGGTTATGGTAAAAACCTTTTAAAAGATTATTTGAACTATCTAGGGGTTCGTACTGTCAATACTGTTTTTATTTCACATAATCATGAGGACCATTATAATTTATTGGAAACTATCAAGGATGAATATAATATTGAAAATATTTTTTACAACTATGACAAGGTGCAATATTTTAGTTATAAGGATTTAAAAATAGACAACTTTGTCGAAAATGGAAATAAAGATGAGAACGATAATTCACAAATTTCAGTCGTCAAAATTGAAAATAGAAAAAAGGTGTTTACGGGTGACACTACTAAGAAAAGAGAATATAGAGTTATAACGGAAAAAAGATTTATAGAATCTATTGGAAATGGAGTGGATTTATTGCAAGTAGGTCATCATGGAAGTAAGACAAGTAGTTCAAAAGAATTTATAAGCTTATTAAAACCAAAGTATTGTTTTATTTCTGGTGAAAATATTCCTAGTAGACCTTTCCCTAATATAGAAACTATCAATACTTTGAATGAAGCTCACTGCAAAACTAGTGTTACATATTCTAGGCATAGCTTTAGATATGAAATTGATGACAATATTGTTAGAGAAATAAAAAAAGAGTTATAA
- a CDS encoding GNAT family N-acetyltransferase, which translates to MIKWKPIKFIGGERINLIRCEEKYKHDIFEYCSDEKINYFLSFEVHKSITDTEKNIQEYYLNEPEGKFLIQLKKNNKVIGAINIRSYEKDYGIGYVVNKNFQNLGYCTEAVKTLTDFAFEKFKYKKIYALHDIENVPSERVMEKAGFIKTGMYYDTINKYNKPSKDCVHLKKLQS; encoded by the coding sequence ATGATTAAATGAAAACCAATTAAGTTCATTGGTGGTGAAAGAATTAATTTAATTCGGTGTGAAGAAAAATATAAACATGATATATTTGAATATTGTAGTGACGAAAAGATAAATTATTTTCTTTCATTTGAAGTACATAAATCAATTACTGATACAGAAAAAAATATTCAAGAATATTATTTAAATGAACCAGAAGGAAAGTTTTTAATTCAATTAAAAAAGAATAACAAGGTTATAGGAGCGATAAATATAAGAAGTTATGAGAAAGATTATGGAATAGGTTATGTTGTTAATAAAAATTTTCAAAACCTCGGATATTGTACAGAGGCTGTAAAAACTTTAACTGACTTCGCATTTGAAAAATTTAAATATAAAAAAATATATGCTTTACACGATATTGAAAATGTACCATCGGAAAGAGTCATGGAGAAAGCAGGATTCATAAAGACTGGAATGTATTATGATACTATCAACAAATACAATAAACCCTCAAAAGATTGTGTGCATCTTAAAAAACTACAATCTTAA
- a CDS encoding valine--tRNA ligase, whose amino-acid sequence MKKELEKKYNHLAVEENKYDFWMEKNLFVAENDSNKPPYSIVIPPPNVTGKLHLGHAWDGALQDALIRYKKLFGYDTLWIPGMDHAGIATQVKVEQKLKEQGISRYEIGRAKFLEKAWEWKEEYANTIREQWKKLGLSLDYTKEKFTYSPEMNKIVNFVFVEMYKKGLIYKSKRIINWDPKQKTAISNIEVIYKETNGGMYHFKYILESNSDKYLEIATTRPETMFGDVCVVVNPNDSRYTDFIGKNVINPANKEVIPVIADEYVDIAFGTGVMKCTPAHDINDFELGLKYNLEMPICMNTDGTLNELANDLEGLERFEARENLVKKLKNEGTFIKKEDIVHQVGYSERSGAIVEQYLSEQWFVKMESLATEVINLQDSEKEINFYPSRFNEVLLKWMENANDWTISRQLWWGHQIPAWYHKETGELYVDTNPPTDIENWVQDEDVLDTWFSSALWPFSTMDWSSTKDSNLMKRYFPVSTMVTGYDIIFFWVARMIFQSLEFTGYKPFENVLIHGLIRDEEGRKMSKSLGNGVDPMKVIEDYGADALRFFLLTNSTPGQDLRYSEEKIRSSWNFVNKIWNASRFVMMYIDVIPDETNFILSTSNFSFEDNKLEKWILNRLSVTKKEVKSAMDKFEFTIAGKALYNFIWNDYCSWFLELAKAKIGENNKAALKTKETLGYVLKHILIMLHPFMPFVTEEIYQNFDLKESIMLESWSEVNFAFENDLFEEVILESITKIREFRAIHNIKNTISLSFYLNYSTSQESEKIKSLVNILNKYLGLLCNSNVSLEKAPSNDITSIPLYDCFLEILNSDFIDKEKQLQELISKKIELENELTRSKNLLNNENFLKKANASKVENERKKYDQYENQYNIILEKLSDINKND is encoded by the coding sequence ATGAAAAAAGAGTTAGAAAAAAAATATAATCACTTAGCAGTGGAAGAAAATAAATATGATTTTTGAATGGAAAAAAATCTCTTTGTAGCAGAAAATGATTCAAATAAACCACCATATTCAATTGTTATTCCTCCCCCAAATGTAACTGGTAAGCTTCATTTAGGTCACGCGTGAGATGGTGCCCTACAAGATGCACTAATTAGATACAAAAAACTATTTGGCTATGATACCTTGTGAATTCCTGGAATGGACCATGCGGGAATTGCAACTCAAGTTAAAGTTGAACAGAAATTAAAGGAACAAGGAATTTCTAGATATGAAATAGGTAGAGCGAAATTTTTAGAAAAAGCTTGAGAATGAAAAGAAGAGTATGCCAATACTATTAGGGAACAATGGAAAAAACTTGGTTTAAGTTTAGATTATACAAAAGAGAAGTTTACATATTCTCCAGAAATGAATAAAATTGTTAATTTTGTTTTTGTAGAGATGTATAAAAAAGGATTGATATACAAATCTAAAAGAATAATCAATTGAGATCCTAAACAAAAAACCGCTATTTCTAATATCGAGGTTATTTACAAAGAAACAAATGGTGGGATGTATCACTTCAAATATATTTTAGAATCTAATAGTGATAAATATTTAGAAATAGCTACTACAAGACCAGAAACAATGTTTGGTGATGTTTGTGTTGTTGTGAATCCCAACGATAGTCGTTATACAGACTTTATCGGTAAAAATGTTATAAATCCAGCTAATAAGGAAGTTATCCCTGTTATAGCAGACGAATATGTCGATATAGCATTTGGAACTGGGGTTATGAAGTGTACACCCGCACATGATATTAACGATTTTGAACTTGGTTTAAAATATAATTTGGAAATGCCAATTTGTATGAATACAGATGGTACTTTAAATGAGCTAGCTAATGATTTAGAAGGATTAGAACGTTTTGAAGCAAGAGAAAATTTGGTTAAAAAATTAAAAAATGAAGGAACATTCATAAAAAAAGAAGATATTGTCCATCAAGTAGGTTATTCTGAAAGAAGTGGTGCTATTGTTGAACAATATCTATCAGAACAATGATTTGTTAAAATGGAATCTCTAGCAACAGAAGTTATTAATTTACAAGATTCTGAAAAAGAGATAAACTTTTATCCTTCAAGATTTAATGAGGTTCTTTTAAAATGAATGGAAAACGCTAATGATTGAACTATCAGTCGTCAGTTATGATGAGGGCATCAAATACCTGCTTGATATCATAAAGAAACAGGTGAATTATATGTTGATACCAATCCACCAACTGATATTGAAAATTGAGTACAAGATGAAGATGTTTTAGATACATGATTTTCTTCTGCTCTATGACCTTTTTCAACAATGGATTGATCATCAACCAAAGATTCAAATTTAATGAAAAGATATTTTCCAGTTTCAACAATGGTTACAGGTTATGATATTATCTTCTTTTGAGTAGCTAGAATGATTTTCCAAAGTCTTGAATTCACAGGTTATAAACCGTTCGAAAACGTTCTAATACACGGACTTATTAGGGATGAAGAAGGCAGAAAAATGTCAAAATCACTTGGTAATGGCGTGGACCCTATGAAAGTTATTGAAGATTATGGTGCTGATGCATTAAGATTTTTTCTTTTAACTAACTCAACCCCAGGTCAGGATTTACGTTATAGTGAAGAAAAAATAAGATCAAGTTGAAACTTTGTAAATAAAATTTGAAACGCTTCAAGGTTTGTCATGATGTATATTGATGTTATTCCTGATGAAACAAACTTTATTTTAAGTACGTCAAACTTTTCTTTTGAAGATAACAAACTAGAAAAATGAATATTAAATCGCTTGTCTGTTACTAAAAAAGAAGTTAAATCTGCTATGGACAAGTTTGAGTTCACAATTGCTGGTAAAGCTTTATATAATTTTATTTGAAACGATTACTGCAGCTGATTTTTAGAGTTAGCAAAAGCTAAAATTGGTGAAAATAATAAAGCTGCATTAAAAACTAAAGAAACTCTTGGATATGTACTTAAACATATACTTATAATGTTGCATCCATTCATGCCTTTTGTGACAGAAGAAATTTATCAGAATTTTGATTTAAAAGAATCTATAATGTTAGAAAGCTGAAGTGAAGTTAATTTTGCATTTGAGAATGACTTATTTGAAGAAGTTATTTTAGAATCAATAACAAAAATACGTGAATTTAGAGCAATACATAACATAAAAAATACTATTTCATTATCTTTTTACCTTAATTATTCAACCTCTCAGGAGTCAGAAAAAATAAAAAGTCTTGTAAATATTTTGAATAAATATTTAGGTTTATTATGTAATTCAAATGTTTCATTAGAAAAAGCTCCTTCAAATGATATTACTTCTATACCTTTATATGATTGTTTTTTAGAAATATTAAATAGTGATTTCATCGATAAAGAAAAACAGTTACAAGAATTGATTTCTAAGAAAATAGAATTAGAAAACGAACTTACACGAAGCAAAAACTTATTAAATAATGAAAACTTTTTAAAAAAAGCTAATGCTTCTAAGGTAGAAAACGAAAGAAAAAAATATGATCAGTATGAAAATCAATACAATATAATTTTAGAAAAGCTTTCGGATATCAATAAAAATGATTAA
- a CDS encoding lipoprotein: MKKLISIIGSAFLVAPLSITVVSCGSKSLKRDLDSVVTKDLGEIKGVEDIPTLETIVKSYEKKTGDHFLSQYHVRFVGTPTKTQATIEPNEKGVQLTGSVTFNYDYKLIQPIIWSSQSKVNLEVRESDTIFVDIDNSYGTAKLETTVEDERDKKMIEVTSIEKLEVNNDIDKYKSSYKINYKVNDYIAKDLEKEQENIKVIMSLKYKEVTKDTEIVVHRINLESDKLNPIITRNWDINNMATEEEIINAWNLKNPKYQLSVKKDVEVIRKKEQGRFVYRLKARINATTWYRGSVNLLWGG; this comes from the coding sequence ATGAAAAAATTAATTAGTATTATAGGTTCTGCTTTTTTAGTGGCGCCACTAAGTATCACAGTTGTATCGTGTGGTTCAAAAAGCTTAAAAAGAGATTTAGATTCTGTAGTTACAAAAGATTTAGGCGAGATAAAAGGTGTAGAAGACATCCCAACACTAGAAACAATTGTTAAATCATATGAGAAAAAAACTGGAGATCATTTTTTATCTCAATATCATGTTAGGTTTGTAGGAACTCCAACAAAAACCCAAGCCACAATTGAACCTAATGAAAAAGGTGTTCAACTTACTGGTTCAGTTACATTTAACTATGATTACAAACTTATACAGCCAATAATTTGATCATCGCAATCAAAAGTAAACCTTGAAGTTAGGGAAAGTGATACAATTTTTGTTGATATAGATAACAGTTATGGTACAGCTAAACTTGAAACAACTGTAGAAGATGAAAGAGATAAAAAAATGATTGAAGTTACTTCTATTGAAAAGTTGGAAGTAAATAATGATATCGATAAATATAAATCAAGTTATAAAATTAATTACAAAGTTAATGATTATATAGCTAAGGATTTAGAAAAAGAACAAGAAAATATCAAAGTGATAATGTCACTTAAATATAAAGAAGTAACTAAGGATACTGAAATTGTTGTACATAGAATTAACTTAGAAAGTGATAAATTAAACCCCATTATAACTCGTAATTGAGACATAAATAATATGGCAACTGAAGAAGAAATAATTAATGCTTGAAACTTGAAAAATCCTAAATATCAATTATCAGTAAAAAAGGATGTTGAAGTTATAAGAAAAAAAGAGCAGGGTAGATTTGTATACCGTTTAAAAGCAAGAATTAATGCAACAACATGGTATCGTGGGTCTGTGAACCTTTTATGAGGAGGATAA
- a CDS encoding helix-turn-helix domain-containing protein: MANLKGNKSNILNFDTKKELIIKHFDQNLSYKDLSKMCNISYSTVRRMCVDWEVFGDESLISKTGKHNKHNGKIRIKSKDPKDKKIAELNKKLKWLEMENEVLKKFNELMENSEKKL; this comes from the coding sequence ATGGCTAATTTAAAAGGAAACAAATCAAACATCCTAAATTTTGATACTAAAAAAGAATTGATTATCAAGCATTTTGATCAAAATTTATCTTATAAAGACCTATCAAAAATGTGCAATATTTCATATTCAACAGTTAGAAGAATGTGTGTAGATTGAGAAGTTTTTGGTGATGAGTCGCTTATTTCGAAAACTGGAAAACACAATAAGCACAACGGAAAAATTAGAATCAAGTCAAAAGATCCAAAAGATAAGAAAATTGCAGAACTTAATAAAAAATTGAAATGATTAGAAATGGAGAATGAGGTTTTAAAAAAGTTCAATGAACTGATGGAGAATTCAGAAAAAAAATTATAA
- a CDS encoding IS3 family transposase: MIRNGEWGFKKVQWTDGEFRKKIIKYYKTIDKYNNKYTVLSLCKLFNVTRASYYRWCGKNKPDYEIKIDMDLAYKIKNIFMINNGIYGAPRIKIILNNQGIVVSQSKVARIMKLFILYLVIRIKKLYRKPKEVKKNNLWS, from the coding sequence ATGATTAGAAATGGAGAATGAGGTTTTAAAAAAGTTCAATGAACTGATGGAGAATTCAGAAAAAAAATTATAAAGTATTACAAAACTATAGATAAATATAATAACAAATACACGGTTCTTTCTTTATGTAAATTATTTAATGTCACAAGAGCGAGTTATTATCGCTGATGTGGTAAAAATAAACCGGATTATGAAATAAAAATAGATATGGACTTAGCATATAAAATAAAAAATATATTCATGATAAACAATGGCATTTATGGTGCACCCAGAATAAAAATAATTTTAAATAATCAAGGCATAGTAGTAAGTCAATCTAAAGTTGCTAGAATAATGAAATTATTCATTTTATATTTAGTTATAAGAATAAAAAAGTTGTATAGAAAACCAAAAGAAGTCAAAAAAAATAACTTATGGTCCTAA
- a CDS encoding DDE-type integrase/transposase/recombinase: protein MVLITLIEIDLCIQKISFELQILHIYLSIKNFVYFSVFKDENTEFIVVHEVSLKKDIDIYRKTLEKVSFHRQDLSKKLIIYSDNGSQYTPIFAKRYAKKNNIIISLSRPCNSIDNGICGTFFSSLKEK, encoded by the coding sequence ATGGTCCTAATCACGCTAATAGAAATTGATCTTTGTATTCAAAAAATAAGCTTTGAGTTACAGATATTACATATATACCTTTCAATAAAAAATTTTGTATATTTCAGTGTTTTTAAAGACGAAAACACTGAATTCATAGTAGTTCATGAGGTATCTTTAAAAAAGGATATAGATATTTACAGAAAAACACTTGAGAAAGTTTCGTTTCATAGACAAGATCTATCTAAAAAACTTATTATCTATTCTGATAACGGAAGCCAATATACACCTATATTTGCAAAGCGTTATGCTAAAAAAAATAATATTATAATATCATTATCTAGACCATGTAATTCTATTGATAATGGAATATGTGGAACCTTTTTTTCATCATTAAAAGAAAAGTAA